From Coturnix japonica isolate 7356 chromosome 1, Coturnix japonica 2.1, whole genome shotgun sequence, the proteins below share one genomic window:
- the USP12 gene encoding ubiquitin carboxyl-terminal hydrolase 12 isoform X1, translated as MQQDAHEFLNYLLNTIADILQEERKQEKQNGRLPNGNIENENNSPPDPTWVHEIFQGTLTNETRCLTCETISSKDEDFLDLSVDVEQNTSITHCLRGFSNTETLCSEYKYYCEECRSKQEAHKRMKVKKLPMILALHLKRFKYMDQLHRYTKLSYRVVFPLELRLFNTSGDATNPDRMYDLVAVVVHCGSGPNRGHYIAIVKSHDFWLLFDDDIVEKIDAQAIEEFYGLTSDISKNSESGYILFYQSRD; from the exons ATGCAGCAGGATGCACATGAGTTCTTAAACTACCTACTAAATACAATTGCGGATATCTTAcaagaggagagaaaacaagagaagcaaaatggTCGCTTACCCAATGGcaatattgaaaatgaaaataacagcCCACCAGACCCAACATGGGTTCATGAAATCTTTCAGGGAACGTTAACAAATGAAACCAGATGTCTTACATGTGAAACT ataAGCAGCAAAGATGAAGACTTCTTAGATCTTTCCGTTGATGTAGAACAAAATACTTCAATTACTCATTGCTTAAG gggTTTCAGCAATACAGAAACTCTTTGCAGTGAATACAAATATTACTGTGAAGAATGTCGCAGTAAGCAAGAAGCACATAAAAG gaTGAAAGTAAAAAAGCTGCCTATGATTCTAGCTCTGCATTTGAAGAGATTTAAATATATGGATCAGCTGCATAGATACACAAAACTCTCTTATAGAGTGGTTTTTCCTTTAGAGCTGCGTTTATTTAACACCTCAGGAGACGCCACCAATCCTGACAGGATGTACGACCTTGTTGCTGTGGTAGTTCATTGTGGAAG TGGCCCAAACAGAGGACATTATATTGCAATAGTGAAGAGTCATgatttttggttgctttttgaTGATGATATTGTTGAG aaaattGATGCACAAGCTATTGAAGAATTCTACGGGTTGACGTCAGACATCTCAAAGAACTCTGAATCTGGTTACATCCTCTTCTATCAGTCTCGGGATTGA
- the USP12 gene encoding ubiquitin carboxyl-terminal hydrolase 12 isoform X2, translated as MEILMTVRKIASICTMGANASALEKEIGPEQFPVNEHYFGLVNFGNTCYCNSVLQALYFCRPFRDKVLAYKSQPRKKENLLTCLADLFHSIATQKKKVGVIPPKKFITRLRKENELFDNYMQQDAHEFLNYLLNTIADILQEERKQEKQNGRLPNGNIENENNSPPDPTWVHEIFQGTLTNETRCLTCETISSKDEDFLDLSVDVEQNTSITHCLRGFSNTETLCSEYKYYCEECRSKQEAHKRMKVKKLPMILALHLKRFKYMDQLHRYTKLSYRVVFPLELRLFNTSGDATNPDRMYDLVAVVVHCGSGPNRGHYIAIVKSHDFWLLFDDDIVEKIDAQAIEEFYGLTSDISKNSESGYILFYQSRD; from the exons GGCGCCAATGCCTCAGCTTTGGAGAAAGAGATTGGTCCAGAACAGTTTCCCGTCAATGAACACTACTTTGGATTGGTCAAT TTTGGGAACACATGCTACTGCAATTCAGTTCTTCAGGCACTTTATTTTTGCCGTCCATTTCGAGACAAAGTCTTAGCATACAAGAGtcagccaagaaaaaaagagaatctcCTTACATGCTTAGCTGACCTCTTCCACAGTATAGCCAcccaaaagaaaaaggttggAGTTATACCTCCCAAGAAATTTATAACAAGATTACGAAAAGAAAAtg AGCTTTTTGATAACTACATGCAGCAGGATGCACATGAGTTCTTAAACTACCTACTAAATACAATTGCGGATATCTTAcaagaggagagaaaacaagagaagcaaaatggTCGCTTACCCAATGGcaatattgaaaatgaaaataacagcCCACCAGACCCAACATGGGTTCATGAAATCTTTCAGGGAACGTTAACAAATGAAACCAGATGTCTTACATGTGAAACT ataAGCAGCAAAGATGAAGACTTCTTAGATCTTTCCGTTGATGTAGAACAAAATACTTCAATTACTCATTGCTTAAG gggTTTCAGCAATACAGAAACTCTTTGCAGTGAATACAAATATTACTGTGAAGAATGTCGCAGTAAGCAAGAAGCACATAAAAG gaTGAAAGTAAAAAAGCTGCCTATGATTCTAGCTCTGCATTTGAAGAGATTTAAATATATGGATCAGCTGCATAGATACACAAAACTCTCTTATAGAGTGGTTTTTCCTTTAGAGCTGCGTTTATTTAACACCTCAGGAGACGCCACCAATCCTGACAGGATGTACGACCTTGTTGCTGTGGTAGTTCATTGTGGAAG TGGCCCAAACAGAGGACATTATATTGCAATAGTGAAGAGTCATgatttttggttgctttttgaTGATGATATTGTTGAG aaaattGATGCACAAGCTATTGAAGAATTCTACGGGTTGACGTCAGACATCTCAAAGAACTCTGAATCTGGTTACATCCTCTTCTATCAGTCTCGGGATTGA